TTCCTACCGTCCCCGAACCGAATAAATCTCCTGGCAAAAGTGTTTCTTCCATTGAGGCAAACGCAATCATTTTCTCAAACTTATGAAAAATTGTTCCCGTGTTTCCTTCACTCCAAACTTCTCCGTTCACTCGTGCAGTCATTTTCAAATTATACACATCACCGATTTCATCAGGCGTAACGAGAACGGGACCTATTGCAGTTGCAAAATCTTTACCTTTTGCGGGACCTAATCGCACTTTCATTTCCTTTCGCTGCATATCGCGTGCAGAAAAATCATTCAGCACTGTAAAGCCAGCAATATGTTTCATTGCATCGTGTTCGGAAATATTTCTTCCGAGTTTTCCAATTACGAAACCGAGTTCAAGTTCATAGTCAAATTTCTCAGTGAATGAAGGAATCGTTACATCTTCATCCGTTCCGATTATTGCGTTGTGATTGCCTTTGTAATAGACGGGAATTTCGTACCACTCTTTCGGCATTTCTTCGCTGCGTTTTTCAAATCCTTTCTTCACATGATTTTCAAACGCATAAA
This sequence is a window from Ignavibacteria bacterium. Protein-coding genes within it:
- a CDS encoding fumarylacetoacetate hydrolase family protein codes for the protein MKLCTFEIKTKLGRYNRLGAVVRNGILDLNFGAAYYLARMGEAVPYQFANAIIPSDMLSFLQTENTGIRFAKETLEFFANEFSGKNIPIGLNEETIFYQLNEVKLKAPLQNPTSFRDFYAFENHVKKGFEKRSEEMPKEWYEIPVYYKGNHNAIIGTDEDVTIPSFTEKFDYELELGFVIGKLGRNISEHDAMKHIAGFTVLNDFSARDMQRKEMKVRLGPAKGKDFATAIGPVLVTPDEIGDVYNLKMTARVNGEVWSEGNTGTIFHKFEKMIAFASMEETLLPGDLFGSGTVGTGCGLELDKWVKAGDILELEIEKIGILHNKIF